Proteins from one Mus pahari chromosome 10, PAHARI_EIJ_v1.1, whole genome shotgun sequence genomic window:
- the Tmed3 gene encoding transmembrane emp24 domain-containing protein 3, translated as MGHEAPRASSFQMLLLLLLLLLLRAEPLRSAELTFELPDNAKQCFHEEVEQGVKFSLDYQVITGGHYDVDCYVEDPRGNIIYRETKKQYDSFTYKTEAKGVYRFCFSNEFSTFSHKTVYFDFQVGDEPPILPDMGNRVTALTQMESACVTIHEALKTVIDSQTHYRLREAQDRARAEDLNSRVSYWSVGETIALFVVSFSQVLLLKSFFTEKRPVNRAVHS; from the exons ATGGGCCACGAGGCTCCGCGCGCTTCATCCTTCCAGatgctgctactgctgcttctTCTGCTCCTGCTCCGGGCCGAGCCACTGCGGAGCGCTGAGCTCACCTTCGAGCTGCCGGACAACGCCAAGCAGTGCTTCCACGAAGAGGTGGAGCAGGGCGTGAAGTTCTCTCTGGATTACCAG GTTATCACTGGAGGCCACTACGATGTGGACTGCTATGTGGAAGACCCCAGGGGCAACATCATCTACAGGGAGACCAAGAAGCAGTATGACAGCTTCACGTACAAGACGGAGGCCAAGGGCGTCTACCGGTTCTGCTTCAGTAATGAGTTCTCCACCTTCTCTCACAAGACCGTCTACTTTGACTTCCAAGTGGGTGACGAGCCCCCCATTCTCCCAGACATGGGGAATAGGGTCACGGCTCTCACTCAG ATGGAATCTGCCTGTGTAACTATTCACGAAGCTCTGAAGACTGTGATCGACTCCCAGACGCACTATCGACTGCGGGAGGCCCAGGACCGAGCCCGAGCTGAAGACCTTAATAGTCGAGTGTCTTACTGGTCTGTAGGCGAGACGATTGCCCTGTTTGTGGTCAGCTTCAGCCAGGTGCTACTGCTGAAAAGCTTCTTTACAGAAAAACGACCCGTTAACAGAGCGGTCCACTCCTAG